A segment of the Vibrio sp. 16 genome:
GTCAATGGTTAAATCTTGCTGGAGCCAATCAAGATGAGTGAAACTCAAAGGAATGGCTTCAATGTTTTCTGGCTCCATTGAGAACCAAAAACCGTCTCTGTTGGTCAGTTCGGACATGGCTTCAATGTAATCCGGACGAAAGAGCGTCCCTTTATATTGGCGCAGTTGTTCGGCGATACTGCGTTTTTTGAGAGTAATGAGATCGCTATGCTCGTTATCGAGGTGTCGGGCACGAAGTACGTCGAGGCGGTCGGCAATAAAGATAAGTGCTGCAATATCTTTTTCGAAAGGCGATAAGTGAATGCCTTCCAAGATATCCCAAGCTGTATGGTGGTGGCGGACAATATTCGAAAACTGAGCAAGGATGTTACATTTTCTCAGTGCATGGTAGCCGTGAATGCAGTGGATGCTGGGATCGTCGGGTTTGAATTTACTCACCAGCTTGGTGTGCTCTTCCGTTTGAGAGACGCCACAGTCGTGAATCAGACCCGCTAGAAAGCAAAATTCTTGCTTCTTAACGTCCCAGTTAAGAAGTTTGGCGCATTCATAGCTGATATACCCAACTCGATGATTGTGGTGAATGTCATCAACGCCCACATAATCGAGCGCCCGCGCCACCCAGATGAGAGCGTGTTTTAAGTCTACTGAAAAGCTCTCATTGTTGATATTTCCAATGGCTTCCATATTCGCCTTCCTGACTATTTTTGTATTCTTACTTTAGTTTAGGAAACTCTCAATGATTCGGCGGTAATTTTTGGCCTAAGGCTAAAGCGCACTGTCGAGTTTTCAACAGCTTGGCGAAAATGTAGGGTACGTCGAAAGTGCGATCCCTGATCTAGGCGTAGTGGTATACCTAAAGTAAACTTGAGGAATAAATGGATTATTAAGGAGTTCGGATATGGATATGAGTGTTGGCGAGGTGGCGAAACGGGCGGGAGTTAAGGTCTCTACGTTGCACTTTTACGAGCAGAAAGGGCTAATCACTAGTTGGCGAAACCAAGGTAACCAACGAAGATATCACCGCAGTGTCCTTCGCCGTGTCGCGGTGATCAAAGCGGCTCAAGAGGTTGGGCTGACTTTAGAGGAAATAGCTCAATCACTTGCCTATTTACCAAAGCATCAAGCCCCAAGCAAAGAGCAATGGGAAGAGATGGCGTCTGAGTGGAAGGCGATGTTAGAACACCGAATTCTCCAGTTGAAAGCCCTGCAGGATGATCTCGGTAGTTGTATTGGTTGCGGCTGCTTATCGATGAAATCTTGTGCGATATACAATCCACAAGACATTCGCGCAGAAGCGTATCAAGGAAAAACCATGCTGACTAACCCAGAAGAGTGGTCATAGCGAGAGTGCAAACGTCAGCAGTATTGGCAAGGTTAAAATACTGAAAAAATTGCCAAACAAGACCATAGAGGCCACATTGACAGGCTCGATACTAAAACGCTCAGCAAACAGATAGTTCATCACTGCGGGTGGGAGCATGGAGAACAGCACCATCATCTGCAACTCCAACTTTGGCAGCGGGACAAACGTATAGATGGTGGCAAACGCGATGCCACCCGTTATCAGCGATTGTAAGGTACAGAGCAAGCCAACCTTTAAGCCACTTAATCTCATATTGCACATTTGCGCGCCGAGTGAAAGTAGCATAACAGGAACCGCTGCCTGTCCGAGCAGAGCCGTTGCCTCATAGAGGGGAGCCCACACACCCATCCCTAGCAAGTTGATCGTGAGCGCCAATGCCGCGGCGAGAAAAATAGGCATTCTTATGATCTGCTTAAATGGATTGCCTTCGCTGAGTAAGGCGAGCCCAAGGCTAATATGGATACATGCTGATACCACAAACAGCAAAACCGCAGGGGCAAGTGCCGTATCACCAAAGGTATAAGTAAATAGAGGGATCGCTAGATTACCGCTGTTTCTGAACATATGCGGCGGTGCCCATGCTTTAAAGTTCAGTCCTGACACTCTGCACCAAAACAGCATGATAACGCCGGGTAACAGTACCGCGATGAGTGATGCCGAAAGTAGAGGAAGCTGCTGGGTATCTAGTGGCATCGACACGAGGGATGAAAACACTAACGCCGGCGTAAAGGTATCCATGTTGATTCGATTAATGGGGCGAAAGTCGGGTTTAAGCCAACGGCCGACGGAAAAGCCCACTGCAATCAAAGCAAACACGGGGAATAGGATACCAATAACTTGTTGCAGCATAGGGGTTAAGCTCCGCTTGTACGCGACATCGGCGTGTCTCTTTTTATCATTGGGTGACTAGTGTTCTCGGTATTTGTGCAGCAAATCGATCGGGATATGGCAGTAGTCATTGGGGAAACGAGACAGCCTATCTTGGTGTTCATCGTCACTTTTGACGTAGTTTGTCAGTGGTTTTATCTCTACCACAATACGATCGCTGTCTTCTCGCTGCTCAATATGGCGCTTCGCCGCCGACAAATGTGCGGGATCGTCACTGTAAATGCCAGTTCGATATTTTTCTCCGACGTCGTTGCCTTGTTGATTGAGACTGTATGGATCGATGATCTCAAATAAATAGTCAACCAGCTCGACAACACTCACTTGGGTGGGATCGAATTCAACCCGAACACATTCAGCGTATCCGTCATAGGGGCCATTAGTTGTTGAGCTTGTCCCGTTCGCTCTTCCTGCTTGGGTCGATATTACGCCCGGTAGATGCCTTAAAAATTCTTGAACACCCCAAAGGCAGCCACCTGCGAGATAGATTGTTTGCATTGTGTTTTTATCGTTATTAAACAGTGAATCAATTAGAGCAAAATCTTGATAATAGGCAAGCCTGTAACTCTTATTTGTTTGTTGATGTCGATAAATTCTTCGGGTGGCGTGTGATCGTTTTAACACTTTTTAAAGATGCAGAAAATAAATGAGTGATATGCGCATATCAAAAAACAAAAAAAGAGGGCTTGGCGTGCGTATTTGGTGCCTTAAATTGGCGATTTGAGCGATTTTTATTGTTATGTTTTTCATGCACTTATGAAGCTGGCTTAAACGGTGAGGAAGATGCTAGGTTGTCGACTCTTAAACGGAGGGAATATGATCCAACACAAACAGACATACATAAACCAAGACTTTTCAAAACAAGAGCTTCACTCAGCCGTATTTGAAGCGTGTAAGTTTTACAACTGCAGTTTTGAGTATGCCGACTTAAGAGAGGCTCAATTTGTTGACTGCCGTTTTATTGAGTCAGGTGCGATTGAAGGGTGCAGCTTTAACCATGCCAATCTAAAGGACGCCAGTTTTAAAGGGTGTCAGTTGGCGATGAGCCAATTTGTCTCAGCGGAATGTTTTGGTATCGAAATGCGAGACTGCGATTTGAAAGGTGCCAACTTTGTTCGGGCGAATTTCACCAACCGAATCAGCCACAAAGCCTATTTTTGCTCGGCTTACATAACACGATGCAATCTTTCATACACAAATTTTGAGCGTGCAGTGCTGGAAAAGTGCGAACTATTTGAGAATCGTTGGAATGGCGCGCACCTATTTGGTGTTAACTTCAAAGGCGCCGATCTATCTAGTGGTGAGTTCAGCTCTGAGCAGTGGGAAAGCGCCAACTTTGAGGAGTGCAACTTAGCCCACGTCGACCTTGAAGGCGTCGATGTCCGGAGAGTGTCGTTGTTCGGCGCGAAGATCTGCGATTGGCAGCAAGAGCAACTTCTGTCCCAACTTGGGATTATTCTTCTTTGATGAGTCAAAATTACTTGTATCAAATTCTATAACCATGTCGTTAATTTCCAACCTTTTGTGACGGAATACACGTTTAAAGCAATTGTGTAGCAAGAATTCTTCATTACGATGTGATTTTTGATGTGCAACTCAAATCATAGGCTAATGTAATAAAAGTTTCGGTTGCATAAAAAATAAGTATGGAGAACATGCTGCTTTTACAACGCAAGAGCTTTTGGCTAGGTTCAGTGTGTCTATTTTTAATAGGAGCGACAGGGTACTTTCTTCTTTCAAAGCAGAAAGGAGAAATGTCGACGGTTCGGGTTGGAGTCTCCTTGACTCCGACAGCGTCTCCTTTTCTTATTGCTGAAAGGCTCAAACTGTTCGAAAAACATTCTCTCGACGTTAGCCTCTTTCCTTGCGTTTCTGGCAGTGCGTGCACACAGCTGATGCTAGACCACAACGTAGATTATGCCACCGCCTCAGAATCGGTAGTGATGTTTCAAAGTCACGAGCACAATGAACTTGCTTTGTTGGTGTCGTTTGTTGAGTCAGACAATGATCTCAAGTTGCTCACTTTGGGGCCAAACAACATCCGTAATGTTGCTCAACTTAAAGGTAAGCGAGTCGGCCTTATAAAGGGAACCGCAAGCGAGTTTTACTTTGATTCCATTCTGCTGGCTAATGATCTAAAAGGGTTGGATGTGGAGAAAGTCTACTTAGACGCCAATGATCTCGTTCCTGCTTTGCTTTCTTACCGAGTTGAAGCGATTTCTGCTTGGGAGCCAATGGGGTATCAAGCCAACCTTCACTCTGCTGCTGAAGTCATTAATCTAGGTACTCGCGGGGTGTATCAACTCTCGTTCAATCTTCTTTCTACTACGCCTTACCTTGAGTTTGTTGGAGACGAACCAACTCGGTTACTTAGCGCACTAAATGAGGCGATTCAATGGATAAATATCAATCCAGAGCAAGCACGTATTTTAGTCGCGGAGCGGCTTAACATTCCGGTTAATCAAGTGGAATGGTCTTGGCAAGATTACGTGTTTCGGCTCTCGTTGGGTAATTCGTTATTGTCTAACTTACAGTTTCAAGCCCGCTGGGCGGACGAAGCGGGACTTGTCGCGGGTCCGAACCCAGATTTTCGTGACGTTTTCTATTCTCGTCCTTACCAACAGGCTACTTTGCAGAGATATTAGCGATGATCAGTTCACTGTTTAAAAAACTGTTTCTGCTGTCGACAACCACCATGTTGTTGACGCTGCTGATTGTGGCGTCGTTTGCCAAGATTAACAGCGAACAAAATCAGACCAAATCTGAGCTTGATACCATCATTGACCTTCAACTAAGAGTTGACCTACTTCGCAGCCAGTTATGGGTATTTCTGCAGTTTGGCGATCAATCCAGTCTTAAGCAGGTAGAGTATGCCCAAGCTGAGCTTGCCACGCAGCTCACAGCTTATGGCGAACAGGGCGCTCGATTCGACAATTTGCAAAGGATGAACCAAAGCTTACAAGCCTTATTGACCCAAGAGAAGCAACTCTATGACCGAGACGTGGCAAGCGAGGAAGGGATCAACGCGTTTGGTTTACTACATTCGCGTTACAACATGATTGTACAGAATATGACCGAAGAGTTGGCGCATGTTCACCAAGTGGTGGTCGACCGAAGCGCGAGCAACCTTTCTAATGTCATGAAATCCGCCGCGGCATGGTTGATCGTCTGTTCACTGCTGGTCAGTTTTATTGCCTGGCTTATTTTGCTGCGTTTCAAATCCGATGCCGAGTCGGTCAAAGAAGCCATTGTTGCGTTGGCCAAAGGCAATCTTGAAGCAAAAGTGGACACCGCTTCCATGGACTCTGAATTTAAAGGCATCGCGTTTTTCTTCAACCAAATGACTATCTCGCTGCGTGAATCAACGGTGACCAAACATGAGTTAGAAGAAGAGGTGAAACGCCAAACCATGCAGTTGGAGAAAAAACACGAGCAATTGATTTTCCTTTCAGAGCATGATCCGCTAACGGGTTTATACAATCGCCGAGCATTCGATAAATCACTCGAAAATGCGATCGTGAAAGCCAATCGAACCAAGTGCAAATTGGCGATTCTATTTATTGATCTTGATGATTTTAAGGTGGTCAACGACACATACGGGCATGATGCGGGAGACGCCATTTTAGTCAACGTGGCAAACCGATTGAGTAACGCGATTCGTCAGTCAGATTTTGTAGGGCGACTAGGGGGCGATGAGTTTGTGATTTGTCTCGATCTGCTGAACAATTTTGACATTCTACCGCAAAAGGTCGAGCAAATTATGCAAGCCATCTGTGAGCCGATTGGTTTCAATGGGCGAGAACTGTCGATCAGCGCCAGTATTGGCGTGAGCCACTTCCCTGACAGTACGAGAAACAAAGAAGTACTGCTTAGCATGGCAGACGAAGCCATGTATCGTTCCAAGCACGTAAAAGGACCTTGCTGTTACGATGGCGAAACCATGCAGTGTCAATCCTCCACAAGTGATGTTGTGGAGCTCGCTCAGGTTAGAAAACACCCCAGTTGATTCAACCGCTAAGTATCCTGACAGCCTATGTGTAAATAAAATTTAACATCTTTTATAAATGCTTTATGGCCTTAGTCACTCGACTTTAGTTCCAATAATAGACATCTTATCCCTGTTTTGGCTTATGTCTGCTTTTTAAGCCAGTTATACAGGGATAGTACATTATGGATAATGAACACAGTTTACGAGAAAATTTACTTGCACTCACTTTAGGCAGTGCATTGGTGTCACTTGGAGTCATCTTTTTTAGCCAAGTAGGACTGCTTACTGGTGGAACCGCAGGTTTAGCAATATTTTTGACGAAAGTGACCGACTTTAGCTTCGGGCAAGTTTTCTTTGCCTTGAACCTACCTTTCTATTTATTGTCCGTGATGCGGATGGGATGGCGTTTTACGATTAACACCTTTATTGCGGTTTCCATCGTTTCTGTAGCCGTGGACCATTTGCACAACGTGATTGAAATTGCGCGAATCGACCCCTTGTACGCAGCCTTGATTGGTGGCGGTCTAATCGGCATTGGTATGTTAGTCATCTTCCGCCACAAAATGAGCTTAGGTGGATTTAACATCCTTGCGCTTTTCCTTCAAGAGCGTTTCGGCATTCGCGCTGGCAAGGTTCAAATGGCGCTAGACTGTTCGATTGTAGTGATGTCGCTGTTCATTGTTGATGTGTCTCTGATTGCTCTGTCTATACTAGGTGCTGTTGCCACCAACCTCATCTTAGCGATGAATCACAAGCCTGGCCGATATCAGCCTCAACCGAGCAACGCCTAAAGAATAACAAAACGGCTTAGCATGATGCTAAGCCGTTTTGTTAATGAGTGCGTCCAAAGAGTGAATCTGTGGAATTGCGTCTGACACCTTCCTGTTTTCTCGGTTTAGATAGATGGCTTGGCACCCCGCGGCTAATGCGGGAACAATATCTTTCTCGAGCGTATCACCGACCATGACAAGCTGATTGCAGCGCACATTAAGTTTTTCAGCAATGCGTGAGTAATAAGCAGAATCATTTTTATCAATACCCAGATTGGCTTTGCAGAAATAACCACTGATGTACTGATCCAGCTCTACGCGTTGAAATGCCTGCTGTATTTCTGATTCGTTTGAGTCTTGAGCATTGGTGGCAACATAGATGGCGTGGGAAGCGCAAAGGTGCTTTAGCGTTTCTTTTGCCCCCGGCATTGCTAAGATGGTTGGCCAATGTAACATCTTGCCGTGTTGGGTTGGGTCATCGAACATCAAGGTGTTGCCCCAATCGAATAGGTAGATTACATCCAAGTTTTTCATTGTGATTCCTTTGCTGTACTTAAGCGTTAAGTATATGAATACAAAATCTTATCCTAACGACAAAATACCCGATTAGTACATGAGGCGCAGTTCATATTAAATACGCACCTAGATTTTCATCGTCTTTCTTTAAGGTGTTTAATATGTTTTCTATTGATGATGTAGTAGTGGCTACACAAGGTATCGATCTAGGCCAAATGGTCGTTGTTGGTATTAGCAGTGGCGGCGCGTACATTCGCGTTAGCGTTGACGGCATGACTCTGACTTACCCAGTGAAAAGCCTAAAAAAAGCTTAATCGATTCCTAATCTCTTTGGAAATCCAAGCATTCTAGAAGGAGCCTCTTGCAGGCTCCTTTTTCATTTCAGCTGTTTGTACTCTTCATCTCTTCTTTCCTGCTGCGCTCTCACCAATATGCCGAACTCGATACTGGTGAAAAATACCTAAACTGCTTTATATTCGCCATGCCTATAGTTTAAATGAGATATTTCATACTATAAGTGGTTGATTATTATCAATTCATCTAGTGGCATGTACTTTGCTGTATAGCTGGAAGTTCTGAGCGGCTAAATCAATATTAATGAGTTCTATAAATACTCTCATTCTTATGGATAGTTTTGATTCTATTGATGTCGAAGCATGAGTCTGAACGTATAAAAATTATAATTCTCATTCTTAGCGCACGCTCAGTGTCAGAGAATGCCAAGCACCATACCTAGATAAGGAATAGTCATGATATCTAAGTCGTTACGTTGGTTACTGCCATGTGTCATTTTAGCCGGGGCATACGGAGGCTACAGTGCGATTGCGTCAACCGAACCAGAGCCTGATTCGGCTAAACCAAACAAGAGCTTGCCAGTTGTTACCGTTTCACCGATTCGTTCAAGCAACTATAACGTTGTTATCTCAAGCCACGGAGAGCTACAACCTGTCGAGGTAACCCAACTTTCTGCACAGGTTTCCGGTGAAGTGATCAGTTGGCACCGTAATTTTGTTGTCGGTGGCGTCGTTAAACGTGGTGAAGTGTTGTTTGAGATCGAAAGCGACAATTACCAAGCGGCGGTTCTTCAAGCCCAAGCGCAATTGGCGAGTGCTCAGGCAATGCTGATCGAAGAAAAAGCAAAGGCTGAAGTCGCTAAGCGCCAAGCCAAAAATCTCCCTCAAAAGCAGGTCACAGATCTCTACCTACGCAAACCTCAGGTGTTGAGTGCGACCGCACAAGTTAAATCAGCACAAGCGGCATTGAAACGCGCCAAGCGAGACCTAGACAACTGTAAAGTGGTCGCCCCTTACGACGCCCTGGTCGTTGCTCGAGATATTGGTGTCGGTCAGTTCATTACCGCAGGGGCGCATGTCGCGACACTTAATAACGTTGAAGCGGGAGAGATCCACATTCCGATTGCTGGGTTTGATAGCGCGTTCTTGCCTGAAAGCTATGCAGGTCTCCCAGCCAAAGTGTTGTTACGAGGATTAAACACGGTTGAACGTGAAGGCGCGATTGAGCGCGATCTTGGCGTGGTAGACACGAGTACCCGAATGATTAATGTCGTCGTAAGAGTGGAAGACCCTTATGGGATCGCCTCAGACAAGACGCCAGTCAAATTCGGTTCTTATGTCGAGGTTCAGTTTGTTGGCAAAGAGCTGGAGCAAATCTATCGCTTGCCACAAGAGTTGGTCAACAATCAGCAGGTTTGGGTAGTCAACGAGAACAACGAGCTAGAGCCAAGAATGGTCAACGTAGTGAGAGCAGAAAAAGAGTTTATGTTGATTGCGGGAGGTCTCTCAGATGATGACCAAATCGTGCTGACCGTTCCGGAGTATCCGCAAAAAGGTCTGCTTGTTGATGTTAACGTGTCAGATGAAGCGATTATTTTCTAGGAGCGCCACATGGAAGAGACTAAGCAAAAGGGCTTAATTGCTTATTTCGCCAACAATTCGGTGGCGGCGAACTTATTGATGGTGTTCATTCTGATTGTAGGAACCGCGAGCTTTTTCTTCATTCAGAGGCAGATGTTCCCCAATATTGAAGTGAACTACATCAATGTGAGCGCGCAGTATCCAGGTGCGTCGCCGCAAGAAATCGAAGAGAGCATCTTAATCAAGGTCGAAGAGTCGCTTAAAGATGTCACAGGCATCAAGAAAGCGATCTCAACCGCGAGTCGTGGTTATGGTTCAATTGAACTTGAAATCGATGTGGATGAGGAGATCGAAGACGTTCTCGATAAAGTGAAGCAAAAAGTCGACTCTATCGCCAACTTTCCTGCAGGAATGGAGCCGGTACAGGTCTACCAATTTGAGTTTCGACAAGACGTGATTGAAATGGCGATTGTTGGTAATCGCTCGCTGCTTGAACTAAAACCGATTGCCAAGCAAATTGAAGATGAATTGCTGCAACTCAATAATGTCGCTTTGGTGGAGTTGGGCGCGCCTGAATATGAGATCGCAATCGAGATCGAACCACGCATCCTGCAAAAATACAGCCTAACGTTGAATGATGTCAGCAAGGCGATTCAACGCTATTCGGCTAACTATTCTGCGGGTGAAGTGCGTACGAACGCCGGGATGATCTCCGTGCGTATTGAAAACCAATACTACAGCGGCGAAGAGTTTCGCCAAATCCCAGTCAAAATAGGCGCCAATGGGGGCAAGGTTTTACTTCAAGATATTGCCACCATCAAAGATGGGTTTACCGAAGACGATCGATACTTTAAGTATTCCGGTGAAAATGCCATTTACCTCTCAGTGAAAGCGACCAAAGATCAAAATATGGTGGCAGTAGCGGAGTCGGTGAAGAGTTACATCGAAGAGAAAAACAAAGCGTTGCCATCGGATTTGACCATCAAAACCTTGGTCGACATGACGTACTACCTGAATGCGCGTCTCGACATGATGCTGAAGAATTTACTTCAAGGCGCGGTGTTGGTCGCGTTGATGTTGAGTATATTCTTACGCTTCAAACTGGCGATGTGGGTGATGGTAGGCTTACCGGTTTGTTTCTTGGGTGCGGTTATGTTGATGCCAGCGATTGGTGTTAGTATCAACATTGTGTCCCTGTTTGCTTTCATCATGGTGCTCGGTATCGTGGTTGATGACGCCATTGTCATCGGTGAGAGTGCATACACCGAAATTGAGAAAAACGGCGGCGGAGTCGACAATGTCGTTCGTGGTGTAAGACGTGTCGCAACCCCTGCGACATTCGGCGTGCTTACCACGATTGCGGTGTTTGCCCCGTTCTTGATGTCTAAAGGGATTGAGCGTGCCTTCTTCTTCGGCATTGCCTCAATTGTGATCTTGTGTCTGTTATTCAGCTTGATCGAATCAAAACTGATTTTGCCGTCTCACTTGGCGCACTCAAAGTTCAAGCCGATTAAGAAGGGGAGTTGGCGCGATCGATTCAATACTCGCTTCTTCAGCTTTGTTAATGGTCCGTACAAGCGATTTGTCACGCTATGCACGCACTGGCGTTGGAGTGTGTTTAGTGGCTTTGTCGCTTTGTTGGTCATCAGTATTGCAATGGTGATGGCGAACTATGTGCGTATCGTGCCTTCGCCTAAAGTGCCTCATGATTTTCCCAGCATTAAGCTGGTAATGAATGACAATGTGTCGAGTGAGCAAACTATCTCAGCGTTAAAACAGATTGAGAGCACGGTGCTTTCAATTGACGACGTGATCGCCGAAGAAACAGGTCAGAAGATGATCAAAGATATCTTGACCTTCAATGAAGGGCGTAAACAAGGGCGCTTGGTGATTCCGTTAGTGGATGAAGAGTTAAGACCGTTTAACACCTTTGAGCTCGCCAGACGTTGGCGTGAGCAAATGCCTGCAATTGCCGGTCTAAAGACTTTGACGATCTCTGACAATGTTAACGATGATGGCAAAGGGGATGAGTTTGGATTCTTGCTGTTTGGCTCTGACATCGACACATTGAACGAAGCAGGGCGAGAGCTGATCGTAACGCTTAAGCAGCAAGAAGGCTTGTTTGATATTTCCTCTTCTATTGATGCCGGAAGCCAAGAGGTATTGCTGTCTCTTGCACCAGTGGCGTACGACTTAGGCTTGGATTTGTTTGACATCGCCAGTCAGGTCGGCGGAAGCTTCTACGGAGGTGAAGCGCAACGAGTTCTTCGTGATGGTGAAGAGATCAAAGTGATGGTTCGTTATCCTAAGCTGACTCGCGAAGCGTTCTCGTCATTGCGTTACGCCATTATTACAACTCCGGAAGGCAAAAAAGTCATGCTTGGGGATGTCGTCGAAATCACTCAGAAACCGGGCGTAAGTACCATTCGCCGTGAAGGAGGCTTCCGAAGCGTCTATGTATACGGCTCAATTGATGAGGAATTGGTCGAACCCGGTGCGGTGATGGAGCAAGTCAACGGAGAAATCATTCCTCAGATCCTTGCTAAATACCCGGGCGTGAAGAGTGAGCTTGGCGGCACCATTGAAGAGCAGCAAGCTCAACAAGATGAGCAGAAAATCTTCTTTGTCGCAGGCATGATTATTGTTTATATGCTGTTGGCCATTCCACTCAAGAGCTACACCCAGCCACTGATCATTATGTCGGTGATCCCATTTAGTCTCACTGGCGCAATATGGGGACACTACTGGTTTGGTCTTGACTTGAGCATGATGTCCACCTTTGGCTTGATTGCGGCGGCGGGGGTAGTGGTTAACGACTCGTTGGTGATGACCGATTATGTCAATAAGGTGAGAAGCGAAGGCGTGGCGATCAAGCAAGCTGTGATTGAAGCTGGATGTGCTCGCTTTAGAGCGATTACACTCACGTCCATTACCACTTTTGTTGGGGTATTGCCGATCATGTTTG
Coding sequences within it:
- a CDS encoding efflux RND transporter permease subunit, whose product is MEETKQKGLIAYFANNSVAANLLMVFILIVGTASFFFIQRQMFPNIEVNYINVSAQYPGASPQEIEESILIKVEESLKDVTGIKKAISTASRGYGSIELEIDVDEEIEDVLDKVKQKVDSIANFPAGMEPVQVYQFEFRQDVIEMAIVGNRSLLELKPIAKQIEDELLQLNNVALVELGAPEYEIAIEIEPRILQKYSLTLNDVSKAIQRYSANYSAGEVRTNAGMISVRIENQYYSGEEFRQIPVKIGANGGKVLLQDIATIKDGFTEDDRYFKYSGENAIYLSVKATKDQNMVAVAESVKSYIEEKNKALPSDLTIKTLVDMTYYLNARLDMMLKNLLQGAVLVALMLSIFLRFKLAMWVMVGLPVCFLGAVMLMPAIGVSINIVSLFAFIMVLGIVVDDAIVIGESAYTEIEKNGGGVDNVVRGVRRVATPATFGVLTTIAVFAPFLMSKGIERAFFFGIASIVILCLLFSLIESKLILPSHLAHSKFKPIKKGSWRDRFNTRFFSFVNGPYKRFVTLCTHWRWSVFSGFVALLVISIAMVMANYVRIVPSPKVPHDFPSIKLVMNDNVSSEQTISALKQIESTVLSIDDVIAEETGQKMIKDILTFNEGRKQGRLVIPLVDEELRPFNTFELARRWREQMPAIAGLKTLTISDNVNDDGKGDEFGFLLFGSDIDTLNEAGRELIVTLKQQEGLFDISSSIDAGSQEVLLSLAPVAYDLGLDLFDIASQVGGSFYGGEAQRVLRDGEEIKVMVRYPKLTREAFSSLRYAIITTPEGKKVMLGDVVEITQKPGVSTIRREGGFRSVYVYGSIDEELVEPGAVMEQVNGEIIPQILAKYPGVKSELGGTIEEQQAQQDEQKIFFVAGMIIVYMLLAIPLKSYTQPLIIMSVIPFSLTGAIWGHYWFGLDLSMMSTFGLIAAAGVVVNDSLVMTDYVNKVRSEGVAIKQAVIEAGCARFRAITLTSITTFVGVLPIMFESSLQAKFVIPMAVALGFAVLFATLLTLILVPCLYLMLEDIKNVFRRIKRLFSRKQPALTN